A genomic window from Rhodococcus sp. KBS0724 includes:
- a CDS encoding GAF and ANTAR domain-containing protein: MVTRSRGDGQDSPESAGDNSVFAQGALAAVELPVTADLCAKCVSLTGVDGAAVTVLSSSSARELMYATDALAQHLDELQFTSGDGPCVDAFLSGSPVLCNNTADPEHADSWPGFSSDAERSGVGGVYAFPLRGGRRVFGVLELYRRAPSSLTQFQLDAAVASSDAIALSLLDELSLEENSHTGGMVNAFHRPEVNQAVGMIAVQLNVSVADALSRLRATAYSSGKPIWDVADDVVHRRLRFSDGGGESE; this comes from the coding sequence GTGGTCACACGTTCTCGCGGCGACGGGCAAGATTCGCCGGAATCCGCCGGCGATAATTCTGTGTTCGCCCAGGGAGCGCTGGCAGCAGTCGAGCTCCCCGTGACAGCAGATTTATGTGCGAAGTGCGTGTCTCTGACCGGGGTCGACGGTGCTGCCGTGACGGTGCTGAGCAGTTCGTCCGCGCGGGAGCTGATGTACGCGACGGATGCTCTTGCGCAACACCTCGACGAACTCCAATTCACCAGTGGCGACGGACCTTGCGTCGACGCGTTTCTTTCCGGGAGTCCAGTTCTGTGTAACAACACAGCTGATCCGGAACACGCCGATTCCTGGCCTGGATTCTCCAGTGACGCAGAACGTTCCGGGGTCGGTGGGGTGTATGCCTTTCCCTTGCGCGGCGGGCGACGAGTCTTCGGTGTGCTCGAGCTTTACCGACGCGCTCCCAGCTCGCTGACGCAGTTTCAACTCGACGCAGCCGTGGCATCATCCGACGCTATTGCGTTGTCGTTGCTCGACGAGTTGTCTCTCGAGGAAAACTCGCACACCGGCGGCATGGTCAATGCATTTCACCGCCCCGAGGTCAATCAAGCCGTGGGGATGATTGCCGTGCAGTTGAACGTCTCGGTGGCCGATGCCCTGTCACGACTGCGGGCCACCGCATATTCGTCGGGCAAGCCGATTTGGGATGTGGCAGATGACGTAGTTCATCGCCGACTCCGATTCTCGGACGGGGGAGGCGAAAGCGAGTGA
- a CDS encoding GAF and ANTAR domain-containing protein has product MVISRGHRPSPDNSDSFRRAHLADPIAMEKLRRLLDVSATSPDHVIELMTRCTGAAVELVSGVDHAGVTATLDNTPFTVAPTDPLVEAFDRAQYDFGDGPCLSASRSGNYVRMSVADVEERWPVLGDSARAAQLTDFLAVPLFAEESPVGSFNLYSQKSIDSSVRDRDVLTVLADYLGHALEAAARDDKRGRAAGALRDAIGARVDIERAVGVVMNQNDCDASVAFRELETRSAANSDNILDVARQILASIDDGPA; this is encoded by the coding sequence ATGGTTATTTCGCGTGGTCACCGGCCTTCACCCGATAATTCCGATTCGTTCCGGCGCGCTCATCTGGCGGATCCCATCGCCATGGAAAAGCTCCGCCGGCTCCTCGATGTCTCGGCCACATCGCCCGATCATGTGATCGAGCTGATGACACGCTGCACTGGTGCTGCCGTCGAACTCGTTTCCGGGGTTGATCACGCGGGTGTGACCGCAACATTGGACAACACCCCGTTTACCGTGGCGCCCACCGATCCGCTGGTGGAGGCGTTCGACCGCGCGCAGTACGACTTCGGTGACGGACCATGCCTCAGCGCATCGAGATCGGGAAACTACGTCCGCATGTCAGTCGCGGATGTGGAAGAGCGTTGGCCGGTGCTCGGGGACAGCGCTCGGGCCGCACAGCTCACCGATTTCCTCGCGGTACCGCTTTTTGCCGAAGAATCACCGGTCGGTTCGTTCAACCTTTATTCGCAGAAGAGCATCGACAGCTCGGTTCGGGACCGCGATGTGCTGACAGTGCTAGCCGATTATCTGGGCCACGCTCTCGAAGCCGCGGCTCGCGATGACAAGCGTGGCCGAGCTGCCGGCGCCCTGCGTGACGCGATCGGGGCGCGAGTCGACATCGAGCGTGCAGTGGGCGTCGTTATGAACCAAAACGATTGTGACGCTTCGGTTGCATTTCGTGAACTGGAAACCCGATCAGCCGCAAATTCGGACAATATACTTGATGTGGCCCGTCAGATTCTCGCGTCTATCGATGACGGACCGGCCTGA
- a CDS encoding GAF and ANTAR domain-containing protein, whose translation MKERSENNVLDRQPSEDIDPSELIDKLDALVTALSDVAARVGPGSATDALLKQVCVRTVETISGADMAGVTLLSESGIPRTAASTHKAVLDVDFDQYACGEGPCLEAARTRSVVRATVADSEVRWPAFTANLRGAGVQSFLSAPLWVDDRHAGALNIYGHGAHGFSEVDALILRVYTTSIEGLLRVSKEIEFAKHEIAGLNTAMKSRATIEQAKGILMAIRGFSSEAAFDVLVKESQRKQQKLHTIADEIVKRAEASQ comes from the coding sequence ATGAAGGAGCGCTCTGAAAACAACGTCCTCGACAGACAACCGAGCGAGGACATCGATCCAAGCGAGCTCATCGACAAACTCGACGCCCTCGTCACCGCATTGTCCGACGTAGCCGCACGCGTAGGTCCAGGCAGCGCAACCGATGCCCTCTTGAAACAGGTGTGCGTCCGTACCGTGGAGACCATTTCCGGAGCCGACATGGCCGGGGTGACCCTCCTGTCCGAATCCGGCATCCCCCGTACTGCAGCGAGCACACACAAAGCCGTCTTGGACGTCGACTTCGACCAGTACGCCTGCGGAGAAGGCCCGTGCCTCGAGGCCGCACGGACGCGATCGGTAGTGCGCGCTACCGTCGCAGATTCCGAAGTGCGATGGCCGGCTTTCACCGCGAATCTTCGCGGAGCGGGAGTACAGAGTTTCCTGTCCGCCCCCTTGTGGGTCGACGACCGGCACGCGGGAGCCCTCAACATCTATGGCCATGGCGCCCACGGATTCAGCGAAGTGGACGCGTTGATCCTGCGTGTGTACACAACGTCGATCGAGGGTTTACTGCGCGTATCGAAGGAAATCGAGTTCGCGAAGCACGAAATCGCCGGCCTCAACACCGCGATGAAATCCCGGGCAACCATTGAACAGGCCAAGGGAATCCTGATGGCGATACGGGGGTTCAGTTCCGAAGCGGCATTCGACGTCCTGGTCAAGGAGTCGCAACGAAAGCAGCAGAAGCTGCACACCATCGCTGACGAGATAGTCAAGCGTGCGGAAGCGTCACAGTAG